A single genomic interval of Electrophorus electricus isolate fEleEle1 chromosome 4, fEleEle1.pri, whole genome shotgun sequence harbors:
- the nip7 gene encoding 60S ribosome subunit biogenesis protein NIP7 homolog produces the protein MRPLTDEETKTMFEKLSKYIGENIKLLVDRPDGTYCFRLHHDRVYYISEKMLKLATNISRNKLVSIGTCFGKFTKTQKFRLHVTALDFLAPYAKYKVWVKPGAEQSFLYGNHIMKSGLGRITENTAQYQGVVIYSMADVPLGFGVAAKTTQECRKVDPMSIVVFHQADIGEYIRSEDTLT, from the exons ATGCGTCCGTTAACAGACGAGGAGACGAAAACGATGTTTGAGAAGCTTTCCAAGTA CATCGGTGAAAACATCAAACTCCTTGTTGATAGGCCCGACGGGACGTACTGCTTCAGACTTCACCATGATCGTGTATATTATATTAG CGAAAAGATGCTGAAGTTGGCTACAAATATATCTCGAAACAAATTGGTATCTATTGGCACGTGTTTCGGGAAGTTCACGAAGACTCAAAAGTTTCGTCTACATGTTACAGCTCTTGATTTTCTCGCTCCATACGCCAAG TACAAAGTCTGGGTTAAGCCTGGAGCAGAACAGTCCTTCCTATATGGCAACCACATCATGAAGTCAGGCCTTGGTAGAATTACAGAAAATACCGCACAGTACCAAGGAGTAGTGATATATTCAATGGCAGATGTACCGCTG GGCTTTGGAGTGGCAGCGAAAACCACACAGGAATGCCGGAAAGTTGACCCTATGTCGATTGTGGTGTTTCACCAAGCTGACATCGGAGAATATATTAGGAGTGAGGATACCCTGACCTGA